The window AATGCTGGCGGCAATTTTCGGGCGGCAAACGGGGCAACAAGCCGCAGATCGCCATCCTCGACTGGGAGGAAGTGCCCACCCGCAGCGAGTTCGAGCTATTCGTGGCCTACTTCAAATCCCAGGGATTGACGGCGCAGATCGTCGATCCGCGCACGGTGGAATATCGCAACGGGGGTTTGTATGATGGCGACTACCGCATCGACCTCATCTACAAGCGGGTGCTCATCACCGAATTGATCGAGCGCATGGGCATCGATAATCCCGTCGTCCACGCCGTGCGCGACCACGCGGTGTGCATGGTCAACCCGTTCATCTGCAAGATTCTCTTCAAGAAGGCCGCGCTGGCCGTGCTCAGCGACGAACGCAATGCCGCCATTTATGCCGCCGACGAGGCGACCGCCATCCGCGAGCACATCCCCTGGACGCGCATCGTCGAGGAGCGGACGACGACCTATAAGGGGTTGCCGGTCGATCTGATCCCCTTTATCCAGAAATATCGGGAGCAGTTTGTGCTGAAGCCCAATGATGATTACGGTGGGCACGGCATCGTGCTGGGCTGGCAGACCAACAGCAGCGGTTGGGAAGCGGCGCTACAGACGGCGATGGAGATACCTTACGTCGTTCAGGAGCGCGTGCCCATCCCTAACGAACCGTATCCGAGTATGGTCGACGGCAAGTTGCAGATCTACAACCGCATGTTGGACACCGCGCCGTTCACTTTCCACGGCGAGTACACCGACGGTTGCCTGACGCGCCTATCGACCGACCCCCTGCTCAATGTAACGGCCGGCGGCGGCTCCACCGTGCCGACGTTTATCGTTGAGAAGCGGGAGTAAAAGTTAGACCTGACAGGCGGGCGCACTCCCGTGCGCCCACTCCCGTGCGCCCACTCCCGTGCGCCCACTCCCGTGCGCCCACCTGTCAGGTCTTAGAGATATGTTTAACTACCCGGCACGGTAATCATGGACAGGATCATGCTGATGACGATCATCACGC is drawn from Candidatus Promineifilum breve and contains these coding sequences:
- a CDS encoding ATP-grasp domain-containing protein codes for the protein MSLTEAIITYHDLLTDDVAADSQAQLDDQMHSRGLFFGPRPLCSVLRPRFLTPEQYTYLRHAIRPLLRAFEKISHLAVADADFRAQFGLFDWEESLIHIDPGFKVHSPLSRVDSFFITDGQNMSLKFTENNAEVPAASAYNDVLNSAFFGLRVMGQFLKTYSVRSIPTRHSVMHVLLECWRQFSGGKRGNKPQIAILDWEEVPTRSEFELFVAYFKSQGLTAQIVDPRTVEYRNGGLYDGDYRIDLIYKRVLITELIERMGIDNPVVHAVRDHAVCMVNPFICKILFKKAALAVLSDERNAAIYAADEATAIREHIPWTRIVEERTTTYKGLPVDLIPFIQKYREQFVLKPNDDYGGHGIVLGWQTNSSGWEAALQTAMEIPYVVQERVPIPNEPYPSMVDGKLQIYNRMLDTAPFTFHGEYTDGCLTRLSTDPLLNVTAGGGSTVPTFIVEKRE